Proteins from one Methanobrevibacter arboriphilus JCM 13429 = DSM 1125 genomic window:
- a CDS encoding CooT family nickel-binding protein → MCESNIYNSNGELIMEDVMVVDIEDEKITMVDILNEKKIVYGKFIRLELEEHKLIIEEI, encoded by the coding sequence ATGTGTGAATCCAATATTTATAATAGTAATGGAGAATTAATAATGGAAGATGTAATGGTTGTTGATATTGAAGATGAAAAAATAACCATGGTCGATATATTAAATGAAAAAAAAATTGTTTATGGTAAATTTATTCGTTTAGAATTAGAAGAACATAAATTAATTATAGAA